From Alligator mississippiensis isolate rAllMis1 chromosome 1, rAllMis1, whole genome shotgun sequence:
ATGAAATGTGCCACTCCACTTCAGGCCTTGTGTATCTATAAATTCTCCTTCACCTTCCACCCTGTAACAGCATAAAGAAGAGTGAGATCAATGTACTGTGAATATGTGGGGTAAGTGTTCCAGAACAACTATTTGGAGCAGCAGACCAGTAGGAGTTTGAAATTAGGCCCCAACATCTCTTCCCAGCCACAGGAAGCAAATGGCTCCCTCCAGTTTCTTCCCCATGGGAGTCTATAGTTTCTGACCCATAAACCAGAAAGACTTCAAAAGGGCCAACAAGAGAAGTAAGCCAGCCAGGCAACATCTACTTGCCCGTTGGAGCAATGAGTATTCAGCAGCTTCCTCACAGCAAATGACCCAGGAAGACACAACTTCACTAACTCAATCATGACCTGAAGTCATTAGGTCTAAGCTCCATAGAACATATCCTGATTTTGATAAAATAGTGGCACCTTCAAGATGTATATTTGCATTAGTCTGCATGAGACTGTATGATCCTATTGCTATCAATGTCAGCTTCCCTTTTGCTTTTCCTGTCTTTAACAATAATCATTGTTATAGTGCAGGGTTTTGCATGGTCCTGTGGGAAAACTCCTAACTGTCATTTTCAATTCATTTCTCAAAAGCTGCATGTCtgtgttgcaggggtttaggttgtagctgtgttggtctaaggacatagacaggcaaggttccttgggtgaatttgatatcttttattagaccaacccaaatggttggagaatagttattaagcaagctttcgggttcaaaaacccttcgttaggctgaggaagtttcagcagtcggtgtgtgctcttcctggatggaatgaaaagtaaagaagccaggggctgggctgggctgggctggggagtcaattgccaggcagattgtaatgtatcaaaaatccaatgtctatgtttagtccctgatctctagtatccagcaggttgatgaaatggagctcataggctcgtctctgggaagtgttgtgtaagtttcccttgaggatcaggactgagagattggggagagagtggccctcctgtgagaaatgtgcctccaccagtaattgagtgtttctgtctttgatggatttctggcgtgcattcattctggtgtgcagttgttgtttggtctctcctacatatcttccatcagggcatttggtgcattggatgaggtatattacatttctggaggtgcagctgtaagatcctgggatgctgatggctctgttgtggggtgtagtaatagtgggggtggtggagatgtgttggcaggttttgcatttcttgtcctggcacggtctggatccttttggtgtgttctgggcttgaggaagtttgcttctggtgatgaggttggcgaggttcggtgcatGTCTGTGTTGTATTTTAAAGTTGTAGTTAAGTTTATTAGCATATCCATCAGTGAAGAAATGTCTGTGTTCCAGGTCTC
This genomic window contains:
- the MORN2 gene encoding MORN repeat-containing protein 2 isoform X1; this encodes MELERTHFLMEQSTLEISMKTRDLEHRHFFTDGYANKLNYNFKIQHRHAPNLANLITRSKLPQAQNTPKGSRPCQDKKCKTCQHISTTPTITTPHNRAISIPGSYSCTSRNVIYLIQCTKCPDGRYVGETKQQLHTRMNARQKSIKDRNTQLLVEAHFSQEGHSLPNLSVLILKGNLHNTSQRRAYELHFINLLDTRDQGLNIDIGFLIHYNLPGN